In the Larimichthys crocea isolate SSNF chromosome XXI, L_crocea_2.0, whole genome shotgun sequence genome, one interval contains:
- the tmpob gene encoding thymopoietin b has translation MAEFLEDPSVLTKDKLKNELAANNVPLPSGEHKKEVYVQLYLKNLTVLNNKKSPPIDAFSSDEELPAPVVSNKSRSGRKATKKTDKPRTEEVEVTDLTDEDLKQQLAKHGVDTGPIVATTRRVYEKKLQKLLDQPPAEPEAPTEVTALPKVDSNQNGNTNSDQYSDKEDEEIPAPEPEPLPVPVVEKPVRSRGKTPVTVRTSSRRQTKVVEEIITEETPKKASESVVEDILANEISTPTGISATCRRPIRGAAGRPLKPSDYWMDESRVQRTIHTESRTYSESFSRGGSTVSSSKAPARRGFLSVLLKLLFLAVVAVSLYYAYQNLDADQINTLKGHLDSVIVPLQGAVNNVATYLGMGSSGATEAAGK, from the exons ATGGCTGAATTTCTCGAAGATCCGTCGGTGCTCACGAAGGATAAGCTGAAGAATGAGCTCGCAGCCAACAACGTGCCGCTTCCCAGCGGAGAGCACAAGAAAGAAGTGTACGTGCAGCTGTATCTGAAGAACTTGACCGTGCTCAACAACAAGAAGAGCCCACCTATAGACGCCTTCTCCAGCGACGAGGAGTTACCGGCCCCCGTGGTGTCCAACAAAAGTCGATCTGGAAGa aaaGCTActaaaaagacagacaagcctcgcacagaggaagtggaggtGACAGATCTCACTGATGAAGATTTGAAACAACAGCTGGCAAAACATGGTGTGGACACGGGGCCCATTGTTG CCACCACCCGTAGAGTGTATGAGAAGAAGCTGCAGAAGCTTTTGGACCAGCCTCCAGCTGAGCCTGAAGCTCCAACAGAAGTCACAGCTCTCCCCAAGGTAGACAGTAACCAGAACGGCAACACAAATTCTGACCAGTACAGCGACAAGGAGGACG AGGAGATCCCTgccccagaaccagaaccactcCCAGTCCCTGTGGTAGAGAAGCCTGTGAGGAGCAGAGGGAAAACCCCAGTTACCGTCAGAACCAGCAGTAGACGACAAACCAAG GTGGTGGAGGAAATTATCACTGAAGAAACGCCTAAGAAGGCCAGCGAGAGCGTTGTCGAAGATATCCTTGCCAATGAAATAAGCACGCCAACAGGCATCAG TGCTACCTGCAGGCGTCCGATCCGAGGTGCAGCAGGTCGACCTCTAAAACCAAGTGACTACTGGATGGATGAGTCCCGTGTGCAGCGCACTATCCACACAGAGAGCCGCACTTACTCCGAGTCTTTCTCCAGAGGCGGCAGCACCGTTTCTTCTAGCAAAGCGCCAGCCCGACGAGGCTTCCTGTCCGTGTTGCTCAAGCTCCTGTTCCTCGCCGTGGTCGCCGTCTCTCTCTACTATGCCTACCAGAACCTGGATGCCGATCAAATCAACACCCTCAAAGGCCACCTGGACAGCGTCATCGTCCCCCTTCAGGGCGCCGTGAACAACGTAGCCACCTACCTGGGCATGGGAAGCAGCGGCGCTACAGAGGCCGCCGGCAAGTAA